One genomic segment of Sanyastnella coralliicola includes these proteins:
- a CDS encoding aminotransferase class I/II-fold pyridoxal phosphate-dependent enzyme, giving the protein MDIFERIKNNRGPLGQHAKESHGYFTFPKLEGPISNRMQFRGKDVLVWSINNYLGLANHPEVRKADADAAAEWGMAYPMGARMMSGQTKYHEQLESQIAEFMQKDDAFLLNYGYQGCMSAIEALVDRHDVIVYDSESHACMVDGVRLHQGKRFVFQHNDMESFVKQLDRAKNLTEQTGGGILVVTEGVFGMAGDQGKLAEIVAFKQEYGFRLFVDDAHGFGTIGENGRGAGDAQGVQDEIDVYFGTFAKSMATVGAFVAGDEHVIDYLRYNMRSQTFAKSLPMPIVIGAMKRLEMITTQSQFKDNLWKIANALQGGLKEAGFNIGETNSAVTPVFLSGGLGEATNLTLDLRENHGIFCSIVVYPVVPKDTIMLRLIPTAVHTLEDVEYTIETFKKVQTKLKAGEYVSEGIASWT; this is encoded by the coding sequence TTGGACATTTTTGAACGAATCAAAAACAACCGCGGGCCGCTAGGGCAGCACGCGAAAGAGTCTCATGGTTACTTCACTTTCCCTAAGTTGGAAGGGCCTATTTCTAACCGCATGCAGTTCCGTGGGAAGGATGTACTCGTATGGAGTATCAACAACTACCTCGGACTTGCAAACCACCCTGAAGTGCGTAAGGCAGATGCCGATGCAGCTGCTGAGTGGGGTATGGCGTACCCAATGGGTGCCCGTATGATGTCAGGTCAGACGAAGTACCACGAGCAACTAGAATCTCAGATCGCTGAGTTCATGCAAAAAGATGATGCATTCTTGTTGAACTACGGTTACCAAGGGTGTATGAGTGCTATCGAAGCGCTTGTAGATCGTCACGATGTTATCGTTTACGATTCAGAATCTCACGCATGTATGGTGGATGGAGTTCGCCTTCACCAAGGAAAGCGCTTTGTTTTCCAGCACAACGACATGGAGAGCTTTGTAAAGCAGCTTGATCGCGCTAAGAATCTAACTGAGCAAACTGGAGGTGGAATCCTCGTTGTTACTGAAGGTGTCTTCGGTATGGCAGGTGACCAAGGAAAGTTGGCTGAAATCGTTGCATTCAAACAAGAGTACGGATTCCGTCTCTTCGTTGATGATGCACACGGGTTCGGTACGATCGGTGAGAACGGACGCGGGGCAGGAGATGCTCAAGGTGTTCAGGATGAAATCGATGTGTACTTCGGAACATTTGCAAAGTCGATGGCAACAGTAGGTGCCTTCGTAGCAGGTGACGAGCATGTGATTGATTACCTACGCTACAACATGCGTTCTCAAACATTCGCGAAGTCATTGCCAATGCCAATCGTTATTGGTGCGATGAAGCGTTTGGAGATGATCACAACGCAGTCTCAATTCAAAGACAACCTTTGGAAAATCGCAAACGCGCTTCAAGGTGGTCTGAAAGAAGCAGGATTCAACATTGGTGAAACTAACTCTGCGGTGACTCCAGTATTCCTTTCAGGAGGACTAGGAGAAGCAACAAATTTGACACTAGACCTTCGTGAGAATCACGGAATCTTCTGTTCTATCGTTGTTTACCCAGTGGTACCAAAAGACACAATCATGCTTCGCTTGATCCCAACAGCAGTTCACACACTTGAAGACGTGGAATACACGATCGAGACTTTCAAGAAGGTTCAGACCAAATTGAAGGCAGGTGAGTACGTGAGCGAAGGGATCGCTAGCTGGACATAA